Proteins encoded within one genomic window of Hermetia illucens chromosome 2, iHerIll2.2.curated.20191125, whole genome shotgun sequence:
- the LOC119648384 gene encoding uncharacterized protein LOC119648384 has translation MWSRNLTEKPNYQSSCLNAVGIILNEWVKRARCYKLKINDDILRKFGQEIAENIKFVDFKPTNAWLQQFKQKYKLPDVQLTIKQGTDNAAGNKEPLSISSIIEDLRRKHGNLMIVPLWELKDDVENGDSRPTKRAGNASTKSSALPSPDSAMQLENEELNILSDDSYDEDVKMEVAREIESYKEALNQLGPLEQFALMRENIRAVGLINQLENLFREEMEKTELS, from the coding sequence ATGTGGTCGCGAAACTTAACTGAGAAACCCAACTATCAATCATCCTGCCTAAATGCGGTCGGCATCATCTTGAATGAATGGGTCAAGCGAGCTCGATGCTACAAACTCAAAATCAATGACGACATCCTCCGGAAATTTGGCCAGGAAATCGCTGAGAACATAAAATTTGTGGACTTCAAGCCGACTAATGCGTGGCTTCAGCAGTTCAAGCAGAAGTACAAGCTCCCCGACGTGCAGCTCACCATCAAACAAGGCACAGACAACGCTGCTGGGAATAAGGAGCCCTTGAGCATTAGCTCTATTATTGAGGACTTGCGGCGGAAACATGGAAATCTCATGATTGTTCCGCTGTGGGAACTTAAGGACGACGTCGAAAATGGAGACTCCAGGCCGACAAAGCGAGCTGGCAACGCATCAACGAAGAGTTCCGCTTTACCGAGCCCCGACTCTGCAATGCAACTGGAAAACGAAGAATTGAATATCCTTTCGGATGATTCTTACGATGAGGATGTCAAAATGGAAGTTGCCAGAGAGATTGAAAGCTACAAAGAAGCGTTGAACCAACTTGGACCGCTGGAGCAATTCGCTCTAATGAGAGAAAATATTCGAGCCGTTGGACTTATAAATCAACTAGAGAATCTATTCAGGGAAGAAATGGAAAAGACGGAATTGTCCTAA